Sequence from the Rutidosis leptorrhynchoides isolate AG116_Rl617_1_P2 chromosome 3, CSIRO_AGI_Rlap_v1, whole genome shotgun sequence genome:
CTACGAAAAGAAGGCAGCTCGAAATTTGCTGATGTGTATGAATCATTATCTCTTTTCTTTATAAAGTTTCTGTATTTCGTTGATATCCAAGTATCAATGGGTCATCTTATAATATGGGTTAAACTGGTCACGATCAGATTGACCCATAGCGCTTTCGtccattttttttaataaaaagttattttgtcaaatatGATCATATAAGGTAGTTTGActacaaattattttttttataaatcaattTAAGAGGCTTTATGCATCAGTAATACATTTTGTGCAACTTTGGACCCATTTTCCGCTCCCTTTTTAGATATTTTTTTTGTAACTTTTtagataatttttttaaaatttttttatttatgCCACCTCTAATCCTTATGATAGGATTTACTAGTCTCTTAAATTGCATTAAAAAAGTTTCCATTTTTTGTTAATACATCTTAACAAGTTCAATCTTTTCAGTTTCTTCTGAAAGTTTCCATCTTTACTATTATAATTTAATAATAGTATTTTAATCATTATGGTTTACAGATATTATTCGTCACCAACTGGGGCCAAACTTCGATCACTACCAGAAATTGAAAAGTACGATTCTTTGTTAAGTTATTCCAGTTTATGTTACAAAGTTGATATGTTCCCTAATTATTTGTATTAATGTGTTAATCAGGTACTTAATTAGTCACCCGGAACATGCAGAAGGGCTCGATTTTGGACGGTTTTCGTTTCAAATCCCGAGACCCTTAAATGATAGCTACGTGCGTAAACGTACTGGCACAACGCCAGCACCCATGACTCCAGAATGTATTGAATTGTCTCCAGGTATTGTACAGTACTACTCGAAAcatacaacaacaaaaaaaaaaaaaaaaaaaaaaagtacttgAAACATAGTTATGGTAAATTTTATGCTGTAATAATATGTATGATGTTGGAAAAGTAGTTGCTTGAATTGGCATTGATAATATTTAATGAAGTAGCAAATGATAATGAACTCATTTTCCTATGGAAGCAAGCATAAGATTGAGTCCAAGTTTTTGCCCCTTGATTAGTTCTTTTTAATCTCACTTTTAGGGGGATGATTATGATTATTAGCAATTTAATACTTATTTTTTTGATTATTGCAAATCGAAGTCGCATGAACAAATTCGGGTTTCCGAGTTAATAAAAAACTTAGGTTCAAATTCCCAGGTTCAGCTGCAACAAAATTGAATATCTAACAGtaatatgtgattacccttttattAAAACCTTATATAAGACACTTGTATATCTTCACAATATATAAACACATatgtgtttatttatatatatgtattttaatgAAATACACTATTTGCTAATTGTATATAACAGTTTAGATCATCTGATTTATACTACTTCAAACAACATAGGAACATCCTAACACTATTTTGTACCGCTTGTTTTATCGCTGTTGCttatctttctttctttctttcttttttttttttttttttttttttttttacagcagAAATTTATACAAAAAGCTAGTGAATTGTGTCATGTAACCACAAAGTCCAGTTTAACTTGGACTTCACAAATCTACTATCAATCAATTTCACTGTTtcttatataattttaattattcaaTTTAAGATGATCACTAAAACAACCCCTATTACAACTGTTTCGGTTTTAAGATTTTTTCTAGTATCTCTTCACCTAAAAGTGATATGTACTCTTTGCAGTTGAACCCATATCGTGGGCTCGTCCGGATGAGAACTCGACTGCGCAAATCGGTATGATCGGGGACATCTCCACAGATATCTTTTATCTCGTTTATTAATTTTTGAATAGTCAAACCCATAAAATATCATTACAAAGTAATCACTTATTTTCTAATGGTTTTGGCGGATTTTTGACCCATTGACCATACCTatttgacaaatttttgaaatttgATTTGTTAGAGAAATCGTTCAACCCAAATCGACACATTCACTTATCATTTTATATGCTGTGATCTCAGCACATAATTTAAAATGCGGTTTGTACTTATTTTGCAGTTGAACCCTTACGGTGGGCCAACCCAGAGAATAACAGAAATGGTACGCTGCCATATGTGAAGACACCGGATCTTGATTTAGTGAATCAGCCTACAAAAAAGGCTAAGAGATGATTTATAGTTGTGTATAATAAACTGTTCTGTTGCATTATCCTCTGTTGTTGATATATAGCATCCCATTAAAACTTAATATAAGATTGGTGTAACCTGTTTTCCAAATTTGGACCGGGATTTTGATTAAGGTAGGACTAAAGTTAATCGGTAATCCATTTAGCTAATACTGTTTTGAAGTTATAATTGTATTGTTGGTACCATCATTTAGTCTTAATATGAAAAGTTCGAAATTTCACATTTAGCTaatactgttttaagtttatttttattgttGTCAATACAAGGTGTGTATGTATATGCATgtgatgtatatataaatatatatgtataataacaaGTTGTGTACCAAAGACGTGCAATGGTAACACAGGTCAAATAGGGATAAGAAGGTCTGTTTAGGTGTTTGTTTAAAACCACTAGGTATTTTACGAGCCCGGATTATGTACAAATTGAACTAGCAGTGTATTAGGATATGAATGTTGCGTTTGATAAAATTGAATAAATTAGCAttgaatggttcataatctgaatgattcaaagtctCTGAATAAACTTAATTCTGCATGCAAATAAGCAGTTAGATATATTTATATTGAATGAACGATATGAATTGGGTATTATTACCTTATTAGTGTCTTACAGGAATAAAAAAATCAATATATTTGTTTGCTAAGTGTTACGGATATGATTGAGTATGATATTATAGAAAAATTCAAGTGCTTAATAGTTAAAAGAGTGTTTCAACTCCAAAATGGTTCAACACTGAATACTGAACCATTCAACATCATATTTCATTTAGaagtcagaaacaaacgcactgaatgttgAATGATTCAACATTCAACGCTCTGAACTATTCAATTAACATGTAAACAAACACATGCGAAAACATAGCTAAATTAGTACAAACTTGTCATCTTCGGCTAATAAATCATCTACATATATTCATGTTAAATTAATGTAGCAATGTAGATATTCATTCTTGTCCAATACACATTCTAGTACTTAAAGTAGAAAATATGAAATCAAAGTATTTATCACAAAATATACTCTTAAAATCCTATGTACTTATGAGGGCTGCGCTCATATGTAGCCGCTGACTTATGTTCCAACATGATCAAACATCATTTATATTTGTGAACTGTAACAGCAGCAGCAGATGGACTGCATTTGGGTCATAATTGATCCTGCGATGGTTCTTTGGATCTCCTACAGGCTGCAACCAGTCACAGTCATGATTGACCCGTTTGAGATATACTAAAGGCCAAATCAACTCATTTATAAGTATATGGGTCAAAATTGtgggtcaaaattgccacctcAACCAATTTTGGATCATATCATAGACCCGTAATACAAGAACGATTAACCGCAGACAGTAACGGATGAAAGACTAGGATCAGCAGCTCCACTAACAAAACCACCACTCTTTTTAACTTCCACCAAATAACTTAACGCTTCCTCCGTTATCACTTCTCCCGGTATAAGTAACGGGATCCCGGGTGGATACGAACATACCAACTCCCCACTAACCTTCCCTATACTCTCTTTATAACTCACTTTCTTTTTACTCGCAAAAAACGCCTCTCGAGGGCTCAATCTCATACCAACTTTTTTACTTTCCTTAAAAGGCTCCATACATATATTATTTCTCATTTCCTCCTTTAATCGAATCGAATTATGTATTTGTGATAAATGCTGTAACCCTGACACAAGCCTTAAAATATCGTCTCTATTAGTTCCTAAATTTACTGCAAACGTAACTGAACGGGTCCCGGTTAGTTCCGAAACCACTCCATAATCGTCGTATAAGATATCATCCGCTACAAAACCAGATAAACCAAGGTTAAAAACACCTACCGTAATTCTTAACGGGTCATCGGATTTAAAGACTGTAACTTTATCGATCTTTTCTATAAGAGATTTTGCTTCCATGGCTATTTCAACCGGTTTGTTAAAAATGGTTTCATGTTTTTCACTTATTTGAGCTCTGGCGGCATCTAACGACGCTAAAAGCAGATAACTTGGACTCGTACTTTGAAGTATTTGAAGACATTGACATACTCTTTCTCTATTTACAATGTTTCCCGACATATGTAACATCGACGATTGTGTGAGAGAGCATAATACTTTGTGGGTTGATTGTACGGAAAGGTCAACCCCTTGACTAAGAGCTGATCGAGGCAAGCTCGGGTGAAATCCTAAGTGGGCCCCATGAGCCTCGTCAACAATGAGCGGAATGTTGTGAGAATGAGATAATAAGGCGATTTTTTCAAGATCGCTGCATATGCCGTGATAAGTCGGAGAAGTCACAAGAACGGCTGATGCTTTTCGACCTTCGGTTGCTAATTCTTTGATTGCTATCTCCACCTGCCATCAGCAAATTACTTTATCATGTGCATAAACATAAGGACACTAAGGGGGGTGTTTGAATTTGTGTTTTTAAAATTGATTCTTCGTTTTAGATAATCAGAATCCGATAATCAGCTAATAGTGTTTGgatttgattatattgtttgaTAATGCAACAATCAATTAATCAGTTTttagcagtgttgtaaatctccttatttctccccaAGATCTCCCAGAGATCTCGCTTttggaaggcaaccgagacgagatgtccatctcgcAAGATTTCTTGGTCGatggggtcaaacttggtcaaagccacgatttctcagaTTTTCTCGAAATTTTCTCGTAAAATCTCGTAATTTGTCGGATTTTCTtctaaaatctcgtaaaaatgtatatcaatatacacatatttatttatttaaatttatattgAAAAATTAAAAactcaacgtaagtcaacgtccgagatatccccgagatgccgagatctcccaaaaaatgtcgaaacgagatctccccgagatctgagTTCTCCAACCTTGGTTTTTAGGTGTTTGGTGAAGTAATTATGGGGAAAATAGGTGGAAAGAGAAAAACCGATTATCATGTGTTGCTGCAGTATGGGCGACCTGCTTTTTCATTGCCACGTTTTGAGTTTCTCAAATCGTAATTAATTGATTTTTACGTTTAACTTGCcaaacattattaattaattatttacgatTTCAAAACGTAATAATCAAATAATTCTATTCTAAACGCAAAGCCAAACACcccataaaagataaaaataaggtTAACTTGCCTGTAAAGGAGTGATGCCACAAGCAATGTCCCAGTCAAAATCATAATCAGGGATGATATATTTCGGTATTACACCCGACAATACCATAGAATTAAAGGCTGATATATGACAATTTCGAGGAAGAATTAACGTATCTCCCGGGGCGCAAGTAGCCATAACCGATGCTTGGATACCACACGTCGTACCACCAACTAAGAACCACGTCTCCTTAGCTCCAAACAGTTTAGCCGCTTCCTTTTGCGCATCTAAAATGGGACCCTCGGGTGCAAACAAATTGTCGAGCTCCGGAAGCTCAGGCAAGTCATGACGAAAAGGTTGTACTCCAATTAAACGGGCCAATGATAACGGAGCGGCCCGACCCCTGTTATGACCCGGAAAGTGAAAACTAGCAACATTTTGTTCAGCTGATGTCTTTAGTGCAGTAACTAGTGGAGGTTGGTTATCGCGTTCTGATGCTCGAGAATCGGAAATGACCATATTACCCTTGTAAGTTTTTTCATTGTCTATTTGCCCTACCTTATCATGCTTCTTCCCTAACATTCCATTGTGTCTTTCCTacatataatttatttataatttaaatttaaattaccaACTTAGTTTCCACACACAAC
This genomic interval carries:
- the LOC139898255 gene encoding uncharacterized protein — its product is MTIMAYGFLNLSFRCNNNTIITACISEERHNGMLGKKHDKVGQIDNEKTYKGNMVISDSRASERDNQPPLVTALKTSAEQNVASFHFPGHNRGRAAPLSLARLIGVQPFRHDLPELPELDNLFAPEGPILDAQKEAAKLFGAKETWFLVGGTTCGIQASVMATCAPGDTLILPRNCHISAFNSMVLSGVIPKYIIPDYDFDWDIACGITPLQVEIAIKELATEGRKASAVLVTSPTYHGICSDLEKIALLSHSHNIPLIVDEAHGAHLGFHPSLPRSALSQGVDLSVQSTHKVLCSLTQSSMLHMSGNIVNRERVCQCLQILQSTSPSYLLLASLDAARAQISEKHETIFNKPVEIAMEAKSLIEKIDKVTVFKSDDPLRITVGVFNLGLSGFVADDILYDDYGVVSELTGTRSVTFAVNLGTNRDDILRLVSGLQHLSQIHNSIRLKEEMRNNICMEPFKESKKVGMRLSPREAFFASKKKVSYKESIGKVSGELVCSYPPGIPLLIPGEVITEEALSYLVEVKKSGGFVSGAADPSLSSVTVCG